A single region of the Helicobacter colisuis genome encodes:
- a CDS encoding PAS domain-containing protein produces MRQKIVPMDKQRNVPDNELIVSKTDLKGKITYCNDIFIQLSGYRENELLGKAHNIVRHGDMPRIIFKLLWENIQNGREIVAYVKNLAKDGAYYWVIAYVSPSFNEKGEIIGYHSVRLKPKQEAVSKIENLYAQLVQIEKEGNLTKSQAFLEEFLRKQGLNYEEYILSL; encoded by the coding sequence ATGAGACAAAAGATAGTTCCGATGGATAAACAAAGAAATGTTCCAGATAATGAACTCATTGTTTCTAAAACAGATTTAAAAGGGAAGATAACTTATTGCAATGATATTTTTATACAACTTTCGGGTTATAGAGAAAATGAACTTTTAGGCAAGGCACATAATATTGTTCGCCATGGAGATATGCCGCGTATCATTTTTAAGCTACTTTGGGAAAATATTCAAAATGGTAGAGAAATTGTAGCATATGTAAAGAATCTTGCTAAAGATGGCGCTTATTATTGGGTGATTGCTTATGTTAGTCCCTCTTTTAATGAGAAAGGTGAAATTATAGGATACCATTCTGTGCGATTAAAACCAAAACAAGAAGCAGTTTCAAAAATAGAAAATCTTTATGCACAACTTGTTCAAATAGAAAAAGAAGGCAATTTAACAAAAAGCCAAGCATTTTTAGAAGAATTTTTAAGAAAACAAGGACTAAACTATGAAGAATACATTTTATCTTTATAA
- a CDS encoding FUSC family protein: MSLTKKIMDEVKLIFTWNKSDRLWQMPFFAGLGVAIILFVATYFKRPDLGLVAIIGANIFLYVPDTPIYHKMILSMSCAFGMITAFALGLVGQTFPSFIPLIVFGVTMVSAQVVRYFSIGAPGFFFFTFATLLGSFIPFKLEDYFMAIGLVAIGAMVANVMVLFYSLSVIYLFKHNPKPIPKVGDFGFGVIVVDPIIIAFFVALAMVLQNILELEKGYWVGVSCAAVLTAITFKQIWIKQTQRILGTILGVSFAYILLHFEFSPIEFALLMMVLMFFAELIVVRNYALAMVFLTPYSTYLAEVGSFMNYNPDMIIQARVLDIILGSVIGLIGGAVMHWGALRNVLERIAYKIIYKWVGNE, from the coding sequence ATGTCATTAACAAAAAAAATAATGGATGAAGTAAAACTGATTTTTACCTGGAATAAGAGCGATAGACTTTGGCAAATGCCTTTTTTTGCAGGACTTGGGGTAGCAATTATTCTATTTGTAGCAACCTACTTCAAACGCCCAGATTTAGGTCTTGTAGCAATTATTGGGGCAAATATTTTTTTGTATGTTCCAGATACCCCTATTTATCATAAAATGATTCTTAGTATGTCTTGCGCTTTTGGAATGATTACGGCTTTTGCTTTGGGGCTTGTGGGGCAAACTTTTCCTTCTTTTATTCCTTTAATTGTATTTGGTGTAACTATGGTTAGCGCCCAAGTAGTGCGTTATTTTAGTATTGGTGCTCCTGGATTTTTCTTTTTTACTTTTGCGACTTTGCTTGGTAGTTTTATTCCTTTTAAATTAGAGGATTATTTTATGGCAATAGGACTTGTGGCTATTGGAGCTATGGTGGCTAATGTGATGGTGTTATTTTATTCTCTTAGTGTGATTTATCTTTTTAAGCATAATCCAAAGCCGATTCCAAAAGTGGGCGATTTTGGATTTGGAGTGATTGTTGTAGATCCTATCATTATAGCATTTTTTGTGGCTTTAGCAATGGTGTTGCAAAACATTTTAGAGTTGGAGAAGGGCTATTGGGTTGGAGTGAGTTGCGCAGCAGTTTTAACAGCTATTACCTTTAAACAAATTTGGATTAAGCAAACACAGAGAATCTTAGGAACAATTCTTGGAGTAAGTTTTGCCTATATCCTTTTGCATTTTGAGTTTAGCCCTATAGAGTTTGCACTTTTAATGATGGTTTTAATGTTTTTTGCAGAATTAATCGTGGTGAGAAATTACGCATTAGCGATGGTTTTTTTAACACCTTATTCGACTTATTTGGCAGAAGTTGGGAGTTTTATGAATTACAATCCAGATATGATTATTCAAGCAAGAGTTTTGGATATTATTCTTGGTAGTGTGATTGGGCTTATTGGTGGAGCAGTGATGCACTGGGGAGCTTTGCGCAATGTATTAGAGAGAATTGCATATAAAATTATTTATAAATGGGTGGGAAATGAATAG
- a CDS encoding triose-phosphate isomerase: MKIIASNFKTNHTRKSTQAFCENLKNFLQTQNFPHKIAIFPPATALLEDSFTHFRIGAQNAYFTENGSFTGEIGLEQLNEFRIQTLLIGHSERREILGESQAMCAKKFSFFKEKNFEIFYCIGESLDIKKQGLQSTLNFLDSQLEGIDLNYPNLTLAYEPIWAIGTGISASLEEITTIHTHLRQKLGKIPLLYGGSVKPNNVKEILQIDSVDGVLVGSSSWEISSFLEILKNSL, translated from the coding sequence ATGAAAATCATTGCAAGCAATTTTAAAACTAACCATACAAGAAAATCCACACAAGCCTTTTGTGAAAATTTAAAAAATTTTTTGCAAACACAAAATTTTCCTCACAAAATAGCAATCTTTCCTCCTGCTACAGCTTTGCTTGAAGATTCTTTTACTCACTTTAGAATTGGAGCACAAAATGCCTATTTTACAGAAAATGGCTCCTTTACTGGAGAAATAGGACTAGAGCAATTAAATGAATTTAGGATTCAAACCCTTTTAATTGGGCATAGTGAAAGGCGTGAAATCCTAGGTGAATCCCAAGCAATGTGCGCAAAGAAATTTTCCTTTTTTAAGGAAAAAAATTTTGAAATTTTTTATTGCATCGGAGAATCACTAGACATAAAAAAACAAGGACTGCAATCCACTCTTAACTTTTTAGATTCACAACTTGAGGGCATTGATTTAAACTATCCCAATCTCACTCTTGCATATGAGCCAATTTGGGCTATTGGGACTGGTATTAGCGCAAGTTTAGAAGAAATTACGACCATTCACACGCATTTAAGGCAAAAATTAGGTAAAATTCCGCTTTTATATGGGGGCAGCGTTAAACCTAACAATGTTAAAGAAATTCTTCAAATTGATAGTGTTGATGGTGTGCTCGTTGGTAGTTCTAGCTGGGAAATTTCTAGCTTTTTAGAAATCTTGAAAAATTCACTTTAA
- the fabI gene encoding enoyl-ACP reductase FabI, which translates to MIMNGKKGLIVGVANNKSIAYGITKACKAQGATIGLTYMNEAIQKRVLPIAEEIGNSQYVYELDVSKKEHFANLREQIKKDFGKLDFLVHSVAFAPKEALDGSFLETSKEAFNVAMEVSVYSLIELCRELEPVLAPDASILTLSYLGSVKHVAHYNVMGVAKAALESSVRYLAHDLGKKGIRVNAISAGPIRTLAASGIGDFKFILKWNEANAPLGKNVTIEEVGNSAMYLLSPLSSAVTGEIHYVDCGYNIMGMCAVEEIDGKASLVWDRVK; encoded by the coding sequence ATGATAATGAATGGCAAAAAAGGATTAATCGTAGGAGTGGCTAATAACAAATCAATTGCCTATGGAATCACAAAAGCTTGTAAGGCTCAAGGGGCAACAATTGGGCTAACTTATATGAATGAAGCAATCCAAAAACGCGTTTTGCCTATTGCAGAAGAAATTGGCAATTCGCAATATGTTTATGAACTTGATGTAAGCAAAAAAGAACATTTTGCAAATCTAAGAGAGCAAATTAAAAAAGATTTTGGCAAACTTGATTTTCTCGTGCATAGTGTTGCATTTGCTCCAAAAGAAGCTTTAGATGGAAGCTTTTTGGAGACAAGCAAGGAAGCCTTTAATGTTGCTATGGAAGTTTCAGTGTATTCTCTTATTGAATTATGTCGCGAACTTGAACCCGTTTTGGCTCCCGATGCTTCAATCTTAACTCTTAGTTATTTAGGAAGTGTTAAACATGTGGCGCACTATAATGTGATGGGGGTAGCAAAAGCAGCTCTAGAATCAAGTGTGCGCTATTTGGCTCACGATTTAGGCAAAAAAGGAATTAGAGTTAATGCTATTTCTGCAGGACCTATCCGAACTCTTGCAGCAAGTGGAATTGGAGATTTCAAATTTATCCTCAAATGGAATGAAGCCAATGCGCCTTTAGGCAAAAATGTTACCATCGAAGAAGTGGGGAATTCTGCAATGTATCTACTCTCACCACTTTCAAGTGCTGTAACAGGTGAAATCCACTATGTTGATTGTGGCTATAACATTATGGGAATGTGCGCTGTTGAAGAAATAGATGGCAAAGCCTCTCTAGTTTGGGATAGAGTAAAATAA
- the fliQ gene encoding flagellar biosynthesis protein FliQ — translation MEAQLMNLAIETYRITLILSLPMLLVGLIVGLLISIFQATTQINEMTLTFVPKILAVIVVIIFTMPWMLNMLIDFTARIFNMMPNFIF, via the coding sequence GTGGAAGCGCAACTTATGAATCTTGCAATTGAAACATATAGAATTACACTCATTTTATCGCTTCCAATGTTGCTTGTAGGATTAATAGTTGGTTTGCTTATTAGTATTTTTCAAGCTACAACACAAATCAATGAAATGACGCTAACCTTTGTGCCTAAAATTCTAGCAGTTATTGTGGTTATTATTTTTACAATGCCGTGGATGCTTAATATGCTCATTGATTTCACAGCACGAATCTTTAATATGATGCCTAATTTTATTTTTTAA
- a CDS encoding UDP-N-acetylmuramate dehydrogenase, whose product MIQKILDFSVYSSIKIGPTLQISLIQNPQDYYEILQHTTTPSIIGAANNLLVSPNAKNLIMLDKNFSYIKDCGDFLEVGALTPSGRLFSYAKKHNLAGFEILSGLPGSIGGIIKMNAGLKEYEIKSSLLGILSLKNSQSLEFIPTHSLNLSYRSSTIETLIFAGIFKKQSGFNPNLVSLFTKMRSNQPKEPSFGSCFKNPPNDFAGRLIESVGLKGVVFGRNQSLMFSPKHANFLVNLGKTSFDEALELIELARNLVLKQHQIPLQNEVQILQ is encoded by the coding sequence ATGATTCAAAAAATCCTTGATTTTTCTGTTTATAGCAGTATCAAAATTGGACCTACTCTACAAATCTCCCTCATTCAAAACCCGCAAGATTATTATGAAATATTACAACACACAACCACCCCTAGTATTATTGGCGCTGCCAACAACCTCCTTGTTTCACCCAATGCAAAAAACCTTATTATGCTTGATAAAAATTTTTCTTATATCAAAGATTGTGGAGATTTTTTAGAAGTGGGCGCACTCACTCCAAGCGGAAGGCTTTTCTCCTATGCCAAAAAACATAATTTAGCAGGTTTTGAAATCCTAAGTGGGTTGCCTGGAAGCATTGGTGGAATCATCAAAATGAATGCTGGATTGAAGGAATATGAAATCAAATCCTCCTTGCTTGGAATCTTAAGCCTAAAAAATTCCCAATCGCTCGAATTTATTCCCACACATTCTCTTAATCTGTCTTATCGTTCAAGCACAATAGAAACACTCATTTTTGCAGGTATTTTTAAAAAACAAAGCGGTTTTAACCCTAATCTTGTAAGCCTTTTTACAAAAATGCGATCCAATCAGCCAAAAGAGCCTAGCTTTGGGAGCTGCTTTAAAAATCCACCCAATGATTTTGCGGGACGACTAATTGAATCTGTGGGATTAAAGGGAGTTGTTTTTGGGCGCAATCAATCGCTAATGTTTAGCCCAAAACACGCTAATTTTTTAGTTAATTTAGGAAAAACTTCTTTTGATGAAGCTTTAGAATTAATTGAATTAGCAAGAAATTTAGTTCTCAAACAACACCAAATCCCACTCCAAAATGAAGTGCAAATTCTCCAATAA
- a CDS encoding NAD(P)/FAD-dependent oxidoreductase, which translates to MERDTKKILIIGGGYGGLKVALGLQRKLKIKADITLISKHDYHYQTTLLHKVAIGTLAARKARIYYRKILDPQKVKFIKDKIIQLCPKENKVIGNGGEYFYDYLVIGLGFKSDSFGIKGVEEYTYKLSSLNRALKLSKNIENKFKDFIHTKNSKDLQVIVCGSGFTGIEFAAELATQLDELCLICGIDRKIPKITCIGRSPHILPVFNSKLVSIAEEKLKKLGVEIVNSGNIKEIQKNKVLVEKEGKIIEIEGNTIIWSAGVKGSDIVEKSEIPNKKGRIKVNSQLQCEEFSNIYVVGDCAIAANKDAIHAPTAQLSAQMGDYLAELLCGKLENRGFAKPFKFNHRGTVCSIGHTDGVGIVYHKNVKGELAAFMKNTIENKWLFSIGGLEMVFKKGQFRYRTSN; encoded by the coding sequence ATGGAGCGTGATACAAAGAAAATTTTAATTATTGGTGGAGGTTATGGGGGATTGAAAGTGGCGCTTGGTTTGCAAAGGAAGTTAAAAATTAAGGCAGATATTACCTTAATTAGCAAACACGATTATCATTACCAAACAACTTTGTTACATAAAGTAGCAATAGGAACTCTTGCTGCAAGAAAAGCAAGAATTTATTATCGCAAGATTCTTGATCCTCAAAAAGTAAAATTTATTAAAGATAAAATTATTCAACTTTGCCCCAAAGAAAATAAAGTTATTGGCAATGGTGGAGAGTATTTTTATGATTATTTGGTAATTGGGCTTGGATTTAAGTCAGATAGTTTTGGTATTAAAGGGGTGGAGGAATATACTTATAAGCTTTCAAGTCTTAATCGAGCTTTGAAGCTTTCTAAAAATATTGAAAATAAATTTAAAGATTTTATACACACTAAAAATTCAAAAGATTTGCAAGTGATTGTTTGTGGGAGTGGATTTACTGGGATTGAGTTTGCTGCAGAACTAGCAACACAATTAGATGAATTATGTTTGATTTGTGGAATTGATAGAAAGATTCCAAAGATTACCTGTATTGGGCGATCTCCTCATATTTTGCCGGTATTTAACTCTAAGCTAGTGAGTATCGCAGAGGAAAAATTAAAGAAACTAGGTGTAGAAATTGTCAATAGTGGGAATATTAAAGAAATACAAAAAAATAAAGTTTTGGTAGAAAAAGAGGGAAAAATTATAGAAATTGAAGGCAATACTATTATTTGGAGTGCTGGAGTAAAAGGAAGTGATATAGTCGAAAAATCAGAAATACCAAATAAAAAAGGTCGAATCAAAGTGAATTCACAGCTGCAGTGCGAGGAATTTTCAAATATTTATGTGGTAGGAGATTGTGCGATTGCAGCCAATAAAGATGCGATTCATGCGCCAACAGCTCAACTCTCTGCTCAAATGGGAGATTATCTTGCAGAACTTCTTTGTGGGAAGTTAGAAAACAGAGGCTTTGCAAAGCCTTTTAAATTCAATCATAGGGGAACAGTTTGTTCCATTGGACACACAGATGGAGTAGGAATTGTGTATCATAAAAATGTGAAAGGCGAGTTGGCTGCTTTTATGAAAAATACCATAGAAAATAAATGGCTCTTTAGCATTGGTGGTTTGGAAATGGTATTTAAAAAAGGACAATTTAGATATAGAACTAGCAATTAA
- a CDS encoding Na/Pi cotransporter family protein produces MASWHKFLSFAIILAFRLQQRIKLQNFRRYTLVLLIIALIYLLIVFPEIAKILAGVAILLIGMTNLSNGFKSFSGGLLEKILKKSTDTRFKSVTFGVITTILMQSSTLVSIISISFLSAGLITLAQGIGIVFGANLGNSAGSWLIVGLTSINISILAIPLIVCGTLLGFQKDSLLKGLGLIFMGIGFFFLGVDYIKNGFETYKEVVDLSRFNFEGFKGVLIFVGLGAIITGIVQSSHATLAIIISALLSGQIGFENALAATLGTSVGGVVTAVVASFSTNIEGKKLAIANCIFNFTIALIVIALFPYFVYLVNLVASYLGIPQDNLALKTALFHTLFNLIAVLFISLFIKQIVFVLDKIIKAPKDRDMDAPLFLNQNIVSYPDTAIEALQKESVHLYNNAYAMIAHTIGFNRSDIRGKETFDTIIQTKKWFSGNVDLDYLYKRKIKVLFDAIMEFSTKAQTYVTEEEKLAKIFAFKIASRNIAEATKNLKIIQTNMKVYSSSSNKALATQYNTMRKDLGELLRSVEELKLINDDNAYLILSQLKNAKNLLKEKDYHTLHNVEALITQEKISVTNGTSILNDSAFIAQIASQLIEAVEIIFAKETA; encoded by the coding sequence ATGGCTAGTTGGCATAAATTCTTAAGCTTTGCTATAATTCTAGCTTTTAGACTACAACAAAGGATCAAATTGCAGAATTTTAGACGCTACACTCTTGTTTTGCTTATTATTGCTTTAATTTATCTTTTGATTGTTTTTCCTGAAATCGCAAAAATCCTAGCAGGGGTTGCGATCTTGCTTATTGGAATGACAAATCTTAGCAATGGATTTAAAAGCTTTAGTGGTGGTTTGCTAGAAAAGATTCTAAAAAAATCTACAGACACTCGTTTTAAGAGCGTTACTTTTGGAGTTATTACTACCATTTTAATGCAATCTTCCACGCTTGTTTCAATTATTTCAATTTCTTTCCTTTCAGCAGGATTAATCACTCTAGCTCAAGGTATAGGAATCGTCTTTGGAGCAAATCTCGGCAATAGCGCTGGTTCTTGGCTTATTGTTGGATTAACAAGCATTAATATCTCTATCCTTGCCATTCCACTTATTGTTTGTGGGACATTACTTGGCTTTCAAAAAGATTCTTTACTTAAAGGACTTGGACTTATCTTTATGGGGATTGGCTTTTTCTTTTTGGGTGTAGATTACATTAAAAATGGCTTTGAAACCTATAAAGAGGTTGTGGATTTATCTCGCTTTAATTTTGAAGGTTTCAAAGGTGTTTTGATTTTCGTAGGACTTGGAGCAATCATCACAGGAATTGTCCAATCAAGTCACGCAACTTTAGCTATTATTATATCTGCATTGCTTAGTGGGCAAATTGGTTTTGAAAATGCTCTTGCAGCTACTTTAGGCACAAGCGTTGGCGGTGTTGTTACTGCTGTTGTCGCAAGTTTTAGCACTAATATTGAAGGTAAGAAACTTGCAATAGCTAATTGTATTTTTAACTTTACCATAGCGCTTATTGTCATTGCACTTTTCCCTTATTTTGTGTATCTTGTTAATTTAGTTGCAAGTTATTTAGGGATTCCACAAGATAATCTTGCCTTAAAAACGGCACTTTTTCATACTTTATTCAATCTTATTGCTGTGTTATTTATCTCTTTATTTATTAAGCAAATTGTCTTTGTTCTTGATAAAATAATCAAAGCCCCAAAAGATAGAGATATGGATGCGCCACTTTTCTTAAATCAAAACATTGTTAGCTATCCTGATACAGCTATTGAAGCCCTGCAAAAAGAAAGTGTGCATCTCTATAATAATGCCTATGCAATGATTGCTCACACTATCGGATTTAACCGCAGCGATATTCGCGGAAAAGAAACTTTTGATACTATCATACAAACCAAAAAATGGTTTAGTGGAAATGTGGATTTAGACTATCTTTATAAGCGTAAAATCAAGGTGCTTTTTGATGCGATTATGGAATTTTCCACAAAAGCACAAACCTATGTTACTGAAGAAGAAAAACTTGCCAAAATCTTTGCTTTTAAAATTGCTTCACGCAATATCGCTGAAGCCACAAAGAATCTCAAAATTATCCAAACCAATATGAAAGTTTATTCAAGCTCATCAAACAAAGCATTAGCCACACAATACAACACAATGCGCAAAGATTTAGGAGAGCTTTTAAGAAGTGTAGAAGAGCTTAAATTAATAAATGATGATAATGCCTATCTCATTCTATCTCAACTCAAAAATGCCAAAAATCTCCTCAAGGAAAAGGATTACCACACGCTCCACAATGTAGAAGCACTTATCACGCAAGAAAAAATCAGCGTAACCAATGGAACTTCAATTCTCAATGACAGCGCCTTTATTGCCCAAATTGCTAGTCAATTAATTGAAGCCGTTGAAATTATTTTTGCCAAAGAAACGGCATAA
- a CDS encoding DedA family protein, with protein sequence MQTIIDFIVKLVGDLGYFGIFFMMFLESSFIPFPSEVVMIPAGYLAYQGEMNFFVAVFFGILGSLAGALLNYYLALFFGREILIKYGKYVFFDEETMKKMEDFFAKHGHISTFSGRLIPVVRQYISLPAGLGKMNLAIFCFYTSLGAGIWSLILVALGYFLGQNEDLLKEYLHWITLALVIGVAFGIAIYVAYQKRK encoded by the coding sequence TTGCAGACAATTATTGATTTTATTGTGAAGCTTGTTGGTGATTTGGGATATTTTGGAATCTTTTTTATGATGTTTTTGGAAAGTAGTTTTATTCCTTTTCCAAGCGAAGTGGTTATGATTCCTGCTGGGTATTTGGCTTATCAAGGGGAAATGAATTTCTTTGTTGCAGTTTTCTTTGGGATTCTTGGTTCTTTAGCGGGGGCATTGTTGAATTATTATTTGGCATTGTTTTTTGGGAGAGAGATTCTTATTAAGTATGGAAAATATGTTTTTTTTGATGAAGAAACGATGAAAAAAATGGAGGATTTTTTTGCTAAACACGGACATATTTCCACCTTTAGCGGGCGATTGATACCAGTTGTTAGGCAGTATATTTCACTTCCTGCTGGGCTTGGAAAAATGAATTTAGCGATTTTTTGTTTTTATACTTCTTTGGGGGCAGGAATTTGGAGTTTGATTCTTGTGGCTTTGGGGTATTTTTTAGGACAGAATGAAGATTTGCTTAAAGAGTATTTGCATTGGATTACTTTAGCCTTGGTGATTGGGGTGGCATTTGGAATTGCGATTTATGTGGCTTATCAAAAGAGAAAGTGA
- a CDS encoding OmpA/MotB family protein, producing MAKEKCPPCECPKGVPLWLGTYGDMVTLILTFFILLLSMATFTTEKIDEAIGSLEGTFAVLENGIKTQINPPAPILATPIKPQEVMEDAVNIFASLITEYNEINKLANGPAVEFEEAEEGMIIRIPEVLLFESGSAVLTNSSGLAFLKRLTLEFDKLPETALIKAIGHTDNVPMRENPIFANNLELSIARGVNVAQLIISEGISKERVLGGGEGEFSPIASNKIPELRAKNRRVDLYIYSIGEDLPSLAQNLAKSN from the coding sequence GTGGCAAAAGAAAAATGTCCTCCCTGTGAATGCCCCAAAGGCGTTCCTTTATGGCTTGGAACTTATGGCGATATGGTTACACTCATTTTGACTTTCTTTATTTTGCTGCTTTCTATGGCTACTTTTACCACTGAAAAAATTGATGAAGCAATCGGTTCTTTAGAGGGGACTTTTGCTGTACTTGAAAATGGGATAAAAACACAAATTAACCCTCCTGCTCCAATTCTTGCAACTCCTATTAAACCTCAAGAAGTAATGGAAGATGCGGTTAATATCTTTGCAAGTCTCATTACTGAATACAACGAAATTAATAAACTTGCTAATGGTCCTGCTGTTGAATTTGAAGAGGCTGAAGAGGGTATGATTATTCGCATTCCAGAAGTCTTACTCTTTGAGAGTGGTAGTGCTGTTTTAACTAATTCTAGCGGACTTGCTTTTTTAAAAAGACTAACTCTAGAGTTTGATAAACTCCCAGAAACAGCATTAATCAAAGCTATTGGACATACAGATAATGTCCCTATGCGAGAAAATCCCATCTTTGCAAACAATCTAGAACTCTCTATTGCTAGAGGTGTCAATGTTGCCCAACTTATTATCTCTGAGGGTATCTCAAAAGAGAGAGTTTTAGGTGGTGGTGAGGGAGAATTTTCTCCAATTGCTAGCAACAAAATTCCTGAACTTAGGGCGAAAAACCGACGCGTGGATTTGTATATCTATAGCATAGGAGAGGATCTCCCTAGTCTTGCACAAAATCTAGCCAAATCAAATTAA
- a CDS encoding carbonic anhydrase — METLFEGAIKFKEENFIAYKELFENLKEGQNPHTLFVGCADSRVVPNLITNTLPGELFVVRNIANIVPPYREAEEYLATTSAIEYALEELKVENIIICGHSHCGGCAALYEEDHFTKMPNVQNWLKLIEPVKKQVLALNPQNKAMRAYLTEQINIERQIMNLFTYPNVKEKYLARTLHIYGWHYIIESGEVYSYDFKKHEFNLLKG; from the coding sequence ATTGAAACACTTTTTGAAGGTGCAATTAAATTTAAAGAAGAAAATTTTATTGCCTATAAAGAGCTTTTTGAAAATCTCAAAGAAGGTCAAAATCCTCACACACTTTTTGTGGGTTGTGCTGATTCAAGAGTTGTTCCAAACCTTATTACAAACACTCTCCCAGGCGAACTCTTTGTTGTTAGGAATATCGCAAATATTGTCCCTCCTTATAGGGAAGCTGAAGAATATCTTGCCACAACTTCGGCTATAGAATATGCCCTTGAAGAACTCAAAGTTGAAAATATTATTATTTGTGGGCATTCTCATTGTGGAGGTTGTGCGGCACTTTATGAAGAAGATCATTTCACTAAAATGCCCAATGTCCAAAATTGGCTCAAACTAATTGAACCTGTTAAAAAACAAGTTCTTGCTTTAAATCCACAAAATAAAGCTATGCGTGCTTATTTAACCGAACAAATCAATATCGAAAGACAAATCATGAATCTTTTTACTTATCCCAATGTCAAGGAAAAGTATCTTGCAAGGACATTGCATATTTATGGTTGGCATTATATTATTGAAAGTGGCGAAGTGTATAGCTATGATTTTAAAAAACACGAATTTAATTTACTAAAAGGATAA
- the kdsA gene encoding 3-deoxy-8-phosphooctulonate synthase, translated as MIFIAGPCVIENDEILEEIAESLKPLAKNPDIDFYFKASFDKANRTSLDSYRGPGLEKGLESLAKIKQKFGYKLLTDIHETHQVKLAAKVVDILQIPAFLCRQTDLIVEVAKSKAIVNIKKGQFMNPADMRYSVLKAIKTRGGEEATYQESQKYQILLTERGSSFGYGNLVVDMRSLVIMKEFAPVIFDATHAVQMPGAAGGKSGGDSRFAPILARAASAVGIDGLFAEVHTNPKIALSDGPNMLTPQELLKLSNQLLEIDHLIKKDL; from the coding sequence ATGATTTTTATTGCTGGACCTTGCGTTATTGAAAATGATGAAATCTTAGAAGAAATTGCAGAATCGCTTAAACCACTTGCAAAAAATCCTGATATTGATTTTTATTTCAAGGCAAGTTTTGATAAAGCAAACCGCACGAGCCTTGATTCTTATCGAGGACCAGGTTTAGAAAAAGGACTAGAATCTCTAGCCAAAATCAAGCAAAAATTTGGCTACAAACTGCTTACTGATATTCACGAAACCCATCAAGTCAAACTTGCAGCTAAAGTCGTAGATATTCTACAGATTCCAGCCTTTTTATGCCGCCAAACAGACTTGATTGTAGAGGTCGCAAAAAGCAAGGCTATTGTGAATATCAAAAAGGGACAATTTATGAATCCTGCTGATATGCGCTATTCTGTGCTAAAAGCCATTAAAACGCGCGGGGGAGAAGAAGCAACCTATCAAGAATCGCAAAAATATCAGATTCTCCTTACTGAGCGTGGTAGTAGCTTTGGCTATGGGAATTTGGTAGTGGATATGCGCTCTTTAGTTATTATGAAAGAGTTTGCTCCAGTGATTTTTGATGCTACTCACGCAGTGCAAATGCCTGGTGCTGCTGGCGGAAAAAGCGGAGGCGATTCTCGCTTTGCTCCCATTCTTGCTAGAGCAGCAAGTGCTGTTGGGATTGATGGCTTATTTGCTGAAGTGCATACTAATCCAAAAATTGCCCTGAGTGATGGACCAAATATGCTAACTCCACAAGAGTTACTCAAATTATCTAACCAATTACTTGAAATTGATCATCTTATTAAAAAGGATTTATAA
- the ribH gene encoding 6,7-dimethyl-8-ribityllumazine synthase, with amino-acid sequence MQIIEGDLSLLGDEKIAIISSRFNHLITDRLIEGAKDCFLRHGGIDENLTNILVPGAFEIPFVLEKVLAQGNYDGVCCLGAIIRGSTPHFDYVSAEATKGIANVTIRYGAAVTFGVLTTDTIEQAIERAGTKAGNKGFEAMSSLIELINLYRKIGA; translated from the coding sequence ATGCAAATTATTGAAGGCGATTTATCATTACTTGGCGATGAAAAGATTGCAATTATCTCAAGTCGTTTCAATCATCTTATCACAGATAGATTAATAGAGGGTGCAAAAGATTGTTTTTTAAGACACGGCGGAATTGATGAAAACCTTACAAACATTTTAGTGCCGGGTGCTTTTGAGATTCCTTTTGTGCTAGAAAAAGTTCTTGCTCAAGGCAATTATGATGGTGTTTGCTGTTTGGGTGCGATTATAAGAGGATCCACACCACATTTTGATTATGTGAGTGCTGAAGCCACTAAAGGTATTGCCAATGTTACCATTCGCTATGGAGCTGCTGTAACCTTTGGGGTTTTAACTACAGATACCATTGAACAAGCTATTGAGCGCGCAGGGACAAAGGCAGGAAATAAGGGCTTTGAGGCAATGAGTAGCCTCATTGAATTAATCAATCTTTATCGTAAAATTGGAGCATAA